The proteins below come from a single Gossypium raimondii isolate GPD5lz chromosome 2, ASM2569854v1, whole genome shotgun sequence genomic window:
- the LOC105787491 gene encoding V-type proton ATPase 16 kDa proteolipid subunit has translation MSSTFSGDETAPFFGFLGAAAALVFSCMGAAYGTAKSGVGVASMGVMRPELVMKSIVPVVMAGVLGIYGLIIAVIISTGINPKAKSYYLFDGYAHLSSGLACGLAGLSAGMAIGIVGDAGVRANAQQPKLFVGMILILIFAEALALYGLIVGIILSSRAGQSRAE, from the exons ATGTCGTCCACATTCAGCGGCGATGAAACTGCTCCTTTTTTTGGCTTCCTCGGTGCCGCTGCTGCCCTTGTTTTCTCCT gtaTGGGAGCTGCGTATGGGACGGCTAAGAGCGGTGTTGGTGTGGCGTCGATGGGAGTGATGAGGCCGGAGCTGGTGATGAAATCGATCGTTCCCGTTGTTATGGCTGGTGTTTTGGGTATTTATGGTTTGATTATTGCGGTTATTATCAGTACTGGGATTAACCCAAAGGCTAAATCTTATTACCTTTTCGATGGCTATGCTCATCTTTCCTCTGGCCTTGCTTGTGGTCTTGCTGGTCTCTCCGCCGGCATGGCTATTGGGATCGTCGGCGATGCTGGCGTTAG AGCCAATGCCCAACAGCCAAAGCTTTTTGTTGGAATGATTCTTATCCTCATTTTTGCTGAGGCTTTGGCTCTGTACGGACTCATCGTCGGTATCATCCTCTCTTCTCGTGCCGGTCAATCCCGAGCTGAATAG